TGGAGGTGATCCCGACCGGCTCGATCGCGCTCGACGTGGCGCTCGGCCTCGGCGGTCTGCCTCGCGGGCGAGTGGTCGAGGTCTATGGGCCGGAGTCGTCGGGTAAGACGACGGTCGCGCTGCACGCCGTGGCCAGCGCGCAGCGGGCCGGCGGCATCGTGGCGTTCGTCGACGCCGAGCACGCGCTCGACCCGGAATACGCGAAGGCTCTCGGTGTCGACACCGACGCCCTGCTGGTCTCCCAGCCCGACTCGGGTGAGCAGGCCCTGGAGATCGCCGACATGCTGATCCGCTCGGGCGCTCTCGACCTGATCGTGGTCGACTCCGTCGCGGCGCTGGTGCCGCGTGCTGAGATCGAGGGCGAGATGGGCGACAGCCACGTCGGTCTGCAGGCCCGGTTGATGAGCCAGGCGCTGCGAAAGATGACCGGTGCCCTCAACAACTCCGGCACGACCGCGATCTTCATCAACCAGCTGCGCGAGAAGATCGGCGTGATGTTCGGCTCGCCCGAGACCACGACCGGTGGCCGCGCGCTGAAGTTCTACTCCTCGGTGCGACTCGACGTGCGCCGGATCGAGACGCTCAAGGACGGCACCGACATGGTCGGCAACCGCACCCGCGTCAAGGTCGTGAAGAACAAGGTCGCCCCGCCGTTCAAGCAGGCGGAGTTCGACATCATGTACGGCAAGGGCATCTCCCGCGAGGGCGGCCTGATCGACGTCGGTGTCGAGGCGGGCCTGGTCCGCAAGGCCGGCGCTTGGTACACCTACGAGGGTGACCAGCTCGGTCAGGGCAAGGAGAACTCGCGCAACTTCCTCAAGGACAACCCCGACCTGGCCAACGAGCTGGAGAAGCGGATCCTGGAGAAGCTCGGCGTCGTGCCGACGGTCGACGCTCCGGCCGACGGTGACGCGCCCGTGGCCGAGCCTGCGGGCGTCGAGGACTTCTAGGTCCTGGTCGCCGACTGACCCGTGGCTTCGTCAACGCCTGACCGTTCGTCCACCCAGGATGCCTGGGTGGACGAACGGCCCGCGCCCGACTGGCTGGGCGACGTCACGCTCGGCGTGGAGGCTTGGGCCGGCAAGGTCGAGCCGGCCCCGTCGGTCGAGCCGTCGTCGCGACGAAGGAGCGACGACGTGTCCAGGCCAGCACGGTCCCGTCGCCGAAAGTCCCGCGGCGCCGACCCGGCCCCGAAGAAGGCTCCGAAGGGCGACTCGAAGAGCGACCCCGAGCCCGACCAAGAGGCCATCGCCCGCAAGATCCTCCTCGACACGCTCACCGGTCAGGCCCGCAGCCGCAAGGAGCTGGCCGACAAGCTCGCGAAGAAGGAGATCCCCGACGACCTGGCGACCCGGCTCCTCGACCGTTTCGAAGAGGTCGGGCTGGTCGACGACGAAGCCTTCGCCAAGGCCTGGATCGCCAGCCGCCAACCGGGCAAGGGGCTCGCCCGCCGTGCCCTGGCCCAAGAGCTGCGCCGCAAGGGCATCGATGACGAGGTCGCCCGTGAGGCGCTCGACGAGATCGACCCCGACGACGAGCGCGAGGCGGCTCGGGTGCTGGTGCGGCGCAAGCTCCGCTCGCTGGAGCGCTTCGACGACCAGACCAAGACCCGGCGCCTGGTCGGGATGCTCGCCCGCAAGGGATACGGCGCCGGTGTGGCGTTCGGGATCGTCCGCGACGAGCTCGCTCTTGCCGATGAGGATGATGCCGGTGGTCTCATGTCAGAATCCGATCTGTGAGTGAGTCGCAAGAGCGCGAGATCCTGACCTATGAGCTGTTCGGCACCGCGGTGCGCGACATCGCCCAGAAGGTGGTGGACAGCGGTTACGAGCCCGACATCGTGCTCTCCATCGCCCGCGGCGGGCTCGCTCTCGGGATGGGCCTGGGCTACGCCCTCGACGTGAAGAACCTCTCCGCGGTCAACGTCGAGTTCTACACCGGCGTCAACGAGCGCCTCGACGTGCCGATGATGCTGCCGCCGACCCCGGCCGCCGTCGACCTGACCGGGATGAAGGTGCTCATCGCCGACGACGTCGCCGACACCGGCAAGACGCTCGAGATCGTGCACGACTTCTGCGAGGGCCATGTCGCCGAGGCTCGCACCGCGGTGATCTTCGAGAAGCCGTGGACGGTGATCAACGCCGATTACGTCTACAAGAAGACCGACCGGTGGATCGACTTCCCGTGGTCCTCGCTGCCGCCGCTCGTCGACCGTCGCGGTGGCCTGGCCCACTGAGGCCCGCGCACTAGTCTGTTCTGCATGTTCACGCCGGTCGC
The sequence above is drawn from the Nocardioides albertanoniae genome and encodes:
- the recA gene encoding recombinase RecA, with the translated sequence MAAGDREKALDAALANIERQFGKGSVMRLGDETRAPLEVIPTGSIALDVALGLGGLPRGRVVEVYGPESSGKTTVALHAVASAQRAGGIVAFVDAEHALDPEYAKALGVDTDALLVSQPDSGEQALEIADMLIRSGALDLIVVDSVAALVPRAEIEGEMGDSHVGLQARLMSQALRKMTGALNNSGTTAIFINQLREKIGVMFGSPETTTGGRALKFYSSVRLDVRRIETLKDGTDMVGNRTRVKVVKNKVAPPFKQAEFDIMYGKGISREGGLIDVGVEAGLVRKAGAWYTYEGDQLGQGKENSRNFLKDNPDLANELEKRILEKLGVVPTVDAPADGDAPVAEPAGVEDF
- a CDS encoding regulatory protein RecX, with the translated sequence MDERPAPDWLGDVTLGVEAWAGKVEPAPSVEPSSRRRSDDVSRPARSRRRKSRGADPAPKKAPKGDSKSDPEPDQEAIARKILLDTLTGQARSRKELADKLAKKEIPDDLATRLLDRFEEVGLVDDEAFAKAWIASRQPGKGLARRALAQELRRKGIDDEVAREALDEIDPDDEREAARVLVRRKLRSLERFDDQTKTRRLVGMLARKGYGAGVAFGIVRDELALADEDDAGGLMSESDL
- a CDS encoding phosphoribosyltransferase → MSESQEREILTYELFGTAVRDIAQKVVDSGYEPDIVLSIARGGLALGMGLGYALDVKNLSAVNVEFYTGVNERLDVPMMLPPTPAAVDLTGMKVLIADDVADTGKTLEIVHDFCEGHVAEARTAVIFEKPWTVINADYVYKKTDRWIDFPWSSLPPLVDRRGGLAH